One genomic window of Osmia bicornis bicornis chromosome 5, iOsmBic2.1, whole genome shotgun sequence includes the following:
- the LOC114882103 gene encoding uncharacterized protein LOC114882103, which translates to MEHPSGKAYGGTAIIIRNSIKHHPHSNTEYEYLQATTITVETTNGEIQISAIYSPPKHKLTMEQYENYFNNLGNKFIAAGDYNAKHWQWGSNRSSPRAKSDLARSSSRARAAKVTRTKESEEQSQAHLAVAAERQASLRAAETSEQTQARLILDAERHASLRAAETSEQTQARQILDAERHASLRATETSQETRARHILDAERHAFLRATETSEQTQARLILDAERHASLRAAETSEQTQARQILDAERHASLRAAETFQQTQARQIFDVERPASLIAAETHEASQRRRVLIAERQSERRLWPEIVDELMPEQSAIDRHDIVARVFRLKVKKLMTVITKGKIFVKVLCFMYSIEWQKRGLPHVHILLWFKDKLRPDQIDKIISAEIPNLSSDKALHDIILKNMIHEPCGPEHPQCPCMKDGKCTKKFPQLANPVDEVQTYQSGRYVSSNEARWRLLGFPLHERHPAVTHLNVHLENGERVYFTENNFRERVSAPPKTTLTAFFELCTRDDFAKTLLYVEVPRYYTWNATREDWKRQVQGTPVQNWPGVKSGHALGRIYTVHVSNMECFCLRMLLHHVRGPTLFKDLKKHNNQEFSTFREACEAKGLLENDNHWDVTLEEAAQCRSAAKVRDLFATLIATCGLLNPQQLWEKYKNDMTDDILHTLQETNPNVTHNDFIYNEALTKIEDQVITITGKVTPHRTGEVSNYLIRELDYDTASLQQQITEFVPRLNSEQRLIFDDIVQKIESGDGGLFFLDAPGGTGKTFLLNLLLAQIRKDKGVAVAVASSGIAATLLNGGRTAHSVLKLPLNLAHEEMPVCNISKNSEYGRMLQQCKLLVWDECTMSHKRAIEAVNHTMKDIKGNQSIRGGMVVLLAGDLRQILPVITWGTPADEINACLKASTLWVHVQKFSLTTNMRVQLHNDTQSGQYAGALLKIGEDRLATDSNGLITLNCEFCNVVHNTEDLENNVYPDLQTNMGNREWLCERAILVLSVECHMWKVTLWSISR; encoded by the exons ATGGAACACCCATCAGGAAAAGCATACGGAGGTACCGCTATCATTATAAGAAACAGCATTAAACACCATCCCCATAGCAACACCGAATACGAATACCTGCAAGCTACAACGATAACAGTAGAAACCACAAACGGAGAAATACAAATATCAGCCATCTACTCGCCTCCAAAGCACAAGCTCACTATGGAACAGTACGAGAACTACTTCAATAACTTAGGAAACAAATTCATAGCGGCCGGGGACTATAACGCCAAACATTGGCAATGGGGATCCAACAGATCATCTCCCAGGG CGAAATCTGATCTAGCGCGTAGCTCTAGCAGAGCTCGAGCCGCGAAAGTTACTAGAACCAAAGAATCTGAAGAGCAGTCTCAGGCCCATTTGGCTGTAGCTGCTGAGCGTCAAGCGTCTCTTAGGGCTGCCGAGACCTCAGAGCAAACTCAGGCCCGTCTGATTTTAGATGCGGAGCGTCACGCGTCTCTTAGGGCTGCCGAGACTTCAGAGCAAACTCAGGCCCGTCAGATTTTAGATGCTGAGCGTCACGCGTCTCTTAGAGCTACCGAGACCTCACAGGAAACTCGGGCCCGTCACATTTTAGATGCTGAGCGTCACGCGTTTCTTAGAGCTACCGAGACCTCAGAGCAAACTCAGGCCCGTCTGATTTTAGATGCGGAGCGTCACGCGTCTCTTAGGGCTGCCGAGACTTCAGAGCAAACTCAGGCCCGTCAGATTTTAGATGCTGAGCGTCACGCGTCTCTCAGGGCTGCTGAGACCTTTCAGCAGACTCAAGCCCGGCAGATTTTCGATGTTGAACGTCCCGCGTCTCTGATAGCCGCAGAGACCCATGAAGCGTCACAAAGACGGCGTGTTTTAATTGCTGAACGGCAGTCAGAAAGGAGAC TATGGCCTGAAATAGTCGATGAATTGATGCCGGAACAAAGCGCGATTGATAGGCATGATATAGTTGCAAGAGTTTTTAGATTGAAAGTTAAAAAACTAATGACTGTTATTACCAAAGGCAAAATATTTGTGAAAGTGCTGTGCTTCATGTATTCCATAGAGTGGCAGAAGCGTGGTTTACCACATGTCCACATTCTGTTATGGTTTAAAGACAAGTTGAGACCCGATCAAATTGATAAAATCATCAGCGCTGAAATACCGAATCTAAGCAGTGACAAGGCACTACATGATATTATTCTTAAAAATATGATTCATGAACCATGCGGACCTGAGCATCCCCAGTGCCCTTGCATGAAAGATggaaaatgcactaaaaaattTCCAC AGCTCGCAAATCCTGTAGATGAAGTTCAAACATATCAGTCTGGTCGTTATGTCAGTAGCAACGAAGCCAGGTGGCGGCTGTTAGGGTTTCCGTTACACGAAAGGCATCCCGCCGTTACACACCTCAATGTGCACTTAGAGAATGGTGAACGGGTCTATTttactgaaaataatttccGCGAACGAGTATCTGCTCCGCCAAAAACTACACTCACCGCTTTTTTTGAACTTTGCACAAGAGATGATTTTGCAAAGACTCTTCTGTATGTTGAGGTACCGAGATATTACACCTGGAACGCAACAAGAGAAGATTGGAAACGCCAAGTTCAAGGAACTCCTGTTCAGAATTGGCCTGGTGTTAAATCTGGACATGCTTTAGGTAGAATTTACACGGTCCATGTGAGTAACATGGAATGTTTTTGTTTGAGAATGCTTCTACACCATGTGCGAGGACCAACCTTATTCAAAGATCTCAAAAAGCACAATAATCAGGAATTTTCAACATTTAGAGAGGCATGTGAGGCAAAAGGGTTGTTGGAGAATGACAATCACTGGGATGTAACACTGGAAGAGGCTGCACAATGTAGATCAGCGGCCAAGGTGAGAGACCTTTTTGCTACATTAATAGCGACATGTGGACTTTTAAATCCTCAACAATTGTGGGAAAAGTACAAAAATGATATGACCGACGATATATTACATACGTTACAAGAAACTAATCCAAATGTCACACACAATGATTTCATTTACAACGAGGCCCTAACAAAGATTGAAGATCAAGTGATAACTATTACTGGAAAAGTAACACCACATAGAACCGGGGAAGttagtaattatttaatacgagaACTGGATTACGATACCGCTTCTTTACAACAACAAATAACAGAGTTCGTTCCACGTTTGAACTCAGAACAAAGATTAATTTTTGATGATATTGTGCAAAAAATCGAAAGCGGTGATGGTGGTTTGTTCTTTTTGGATGCTCCGGGAGGCACTGGTaaaacttttcttttaaatctGCTTTTAGCCCAAATCCGGAAAGACAAAGGAGTTGCTGTTGCAGTAGCCTCTTCTGGAATAGCCGCCACGCTGCTCAATGGTGGCCGAACGGCACATTCAGTACTTAAACTGCCATTGAACTTAGCTCACGAGGAAATGCCAGTTTGTAATATTAGTAAAAACAGCGAGTATGGACGAATGTTGCAGCAATGTAAACTGTTGGTTTGGGATGAATGTACGATGTCCCACAAAAGAGCAATCGAAGCAGTAAATCATACTATGAAAGATATTAAGGGCAACCAAAGTATCAGGGGAGGGATGGTGGTACTGTTAGCTGGCGATTTGAGACAGATTCTGCCGGTGATAACTTGGGGCACACCGGCAGATGAAATAAATGCATGTCTAAAGGCGTCTACATTATGGGTCCATGTACAAAAATTTAGTTTGACTACAAATATGCGAGTACAACTGCACAATGATACACAATCGGGACAATATGCAGGTGCTCTTCTAAAAATCGGCGAAGATCGTTTAGCAACAGACAGTAACGGTCTGATTACATTAAACTGCGAATTCTGTAATGTTGTTCATAACACAGAAGATCTGGAAAACAATGTCTATCCCGATCTGCAAACTAATATGGGGAACAGAGAATGGTTATGTGAAAGGGCAATTTTAGTCCTTTCTGTGGAATGTCACATGTGGAAGGTGACGTTGTGGAGTATCTCTCGGTAG